The sequence atctcaaataaattttgtccaaaaagaaaagCACCTACTCTAATAATCTCAATTTAGACACAAACAACAGATTATAAGTTGATGCATGTTTTCCAAATTTCCAAAAAGATtacaacatgtttgataaataaatatgataaattttatgagaaaacaataagaaattaagtttaaaaaaatacttGAGAGAACAATTGTAGAAGAGAAAAGAAGATGGAAGGATGAAGAACTTGGTACAAGGAGGCGCAGAAAAGAAGACAAGAGTGCAAAAAAGCTTTGAAACAAAATATATTAAGTTAAAAGGGTAAAATTggattaaagaaaattatttaaggGCATAGTTGGAAAAAAAAGTGGAGAACCATGCCATACCACCAAATTGATGGTTCAACAAATTGCTCCATTCCATGGTTATCAAACCATGAAAtagtaccataccataccatcaTTTTTAGGAAACCATGGAAACAAACATGGTTCCCAtggtaaccataccataccataccatgggaaaccaccatccaaacaggttGTTAGTAGTTCGTGTTGAATTGTCTCAGTATTCCAAGATATGCACCGAAGGCTCTACATAGTTAGAGATTTGATCTTTCTTTACAGCCTGTTTGGATAAGAATAATGCTGAATAAGAATAATGTTGATtaaggtgtattagtaatgcaaataTTAGTAATGTTGATATTAGttatacatgcattattttttacacagtgtttggtttgatgtattaaagataatatatatttatataatttttataaaagaatattttttaccAAATTACTCTTCTTTAGAAAGCTGATGATTTCATTTGCCCTAATATTAAGTTGCACAGAGATGAAAAAGGAACTACCATTTGAGAATTGTAGGAGGCTGCTTATCATTGCTATCTCTATCGTAAAGTGCAAACCCATCTGAATCATTTTTCTATATTCCAGGTATTCAATGCTCTATCAAGGGACTTGCTTATGTAACCCTTCCCTCAACCTTCTTGTGGAGATAGCTTGTACCAGATATCCATTTTCATTTGCTTATGTCTATGTCCTTCGCAAGGCCAAGATTGTCAAGGCAAAACTTGGAGCACTTGACTAATCCAATGTGGCTAATCGCAAATTATTGGTGGCATATGCTGAAGGCACTGTGGTCGATCGGACGAGAGTGAACATGACTAGCGGATTGAGGCTAGAAGAGACAGGAGGCTGTAATGGAAAATTGTTTAAGGGGTAATAATGTCATTTAACAAATTAATACATGTGTTGAAAGTCTGCAATttcattactaatacatagaaaatggtgtgtattactaatacacaccttaatacacaatagcgTATATAATTAGTAcaagtattagttatgcatagtcTAAAAAATGATACCAAATAAGGTACTACTAATGCACAAagactaatgcatgcattatatttttaatacacttTACCAAACGGCCCCTTAGAGTTCTTGTTAAATTATTGACTCTTGGGGTAGAAATGTAACCATTCATAAATTTAACCCCATCCTCTTTGTGGGAATACACGCAGTATGTTGTTGTATACAACgcagtatgttgttgttgtatacaacTCAATTTTATGACAAATCGAATTCCTTTGGTTGCACTGATGATGCAACTATGGCTGTGCATACAAACACATTATTGTCTGCTAACATTCAACTATGGCTGTGCAACAAATTGAAGTAAAAACTACTTAACAAGTTGATCTCTGACAGCCTGTGGTACTCAAATAACCATACTTTACGATCAAGAGTCAAAATGTCTACGCACAAAAAATACTTAAACTTGCACAAGGAAATTATTTTATATCCCTCTTTTAAACTGCCCAATGTtgaaaaacaataaaatatgGCCACTTCTACTATTGGTATTCTTATACATGACACTACAAAAATTTGTACACACTATTAATAGTTGCCTGAAAGATAATATCATCGTAAGCCAGATCAATGACTTGGAAAATAAGGCTAGTAGCATACTAcgcatattaaaataaattacaataataataataatatattcagtgtAGTGGGGAAGGTAAAGTATACACATGTCATACCGCCATCTCAAATGAAGTAGggagattgtttccgatagactcaaCACATATTAAAATACATTGAtgaattaaattttcatttaattttgtaCAGGAATCAAACTCAAAAGGGAACAATTAGTTTGCACAAATTTCGTATTGAAAGTCCATTATATGTGTAGCTGACGTAGTAATCACATGGAGAATAGAAGGTCAAGAATATAACAACTAGCTATAGGTTACTTATCAAAACTCTGCCCAATTCTGTTAAAGATAATTGAGATATATACCATACAAGTTGTTCTTTGCTACACATGTACGTAAAGTACGAACCACTTTAAATACAAAGATAAAAGATGCCACTTGGAACTCTTCATCTTCACTACTCTGACCTCTaggagaagagaagaaaaagaatggtTTTCCATAAAGAATACCTTGATTTGTTGTTGGTCCCAAGTGGGCTCTCCATTATGTTCATTTACCATCTCTATTTGCTCTATAGATACCTCACTATTCCTCATACCACTCTCATGGGCTTTGAGAACAATGACAAGAGAGCTTGGGTTGAAAGAATTATGCAGGTAACCATAAGTATACATGTATAGAAGCGGATTCAATATTTAAACTTGATGATCATACCTTTTAAGCACtaatgttgaacataatgtacTTTTGAAATTATGAGTTCAgaatttaatatttgaaattatgaGTTCAGAATTTAATATTTGCCTAATCAGTGGCGGGGCCACCTTTGTCGAAAGGGAATCAATTAACACCTCCTCGTAGTAAAATTACACTACATAGATAGATCAATCCCCTTGGTTTCTTTATGTTTTGAATCTCTAAGTGAAAATCTTGATTTCACCATTGGTCGAAATTTTTAGTAGTTTTCCATTTGTATATTTGTGTTTCGTGTTTGAGATATTGGATTCAATTGAACGCGTTGAACATAGGTTGCATCTAAGGTTGTGTTATATGCATGAATGTATGTATGTCGTGTGCGcgtgttcaattttatttcatcatttttcacaTAGGAATTCTCTAATTATTTCTGCTGAATCTTGAAGGCTTCAGATAGCAAGAGTATAGATACAGCTCTAAATGTATTAGGATCCAATAACAATGGAGCAACATTCTTGGCATCAGTTTCATTAACATTATGCGCTCTCATTGGAGCCTGGATGGCTAACAACACTGTTTTCAATAGTATAATAATCTATGGTGACACAAGGCCAGAAACCATGTCAATCAAGTTCATAAGACTATTAATCTGCTTCTTGATTGCTTTTGCATGTTTTGTGCAATCATCTAGATGCTTCATTCATGCAAATTACTTAATCAGTACACCAGATACTGATATACCGATTAGCTATGTTGAATTGGCTGTGATAAGAGGAGGTGAGTTTTGGTCACTTGGGCTTAGAGCACTTTATTTTGCAACTACACTGCTCTTATGGTTTTTTGGTCCAATTCCCATGTTTGTTACTTCAATTGGGATGGTTTTCTTCCTCCATAACATTGACAAAAACACAAAGCCATTGCACAATCATCGATCTTCCGGTAAAAGCAATCAGTTTTACAAGAGAGTTGAAGAAACTACAAGCAGGGCAACTCTGCTTTAGGCCAAATTTCACCCTGGCTAGTCCCTAGTGCTCAATCTTGATGTACTATTTAAACAATTGTAAATGAACTTTGGAAACACAAGGAACTTGTTTatttaatttgtaaaaaaaaatgccCTAATTTTGGTATTGGAGTAATTGGTATGTAAATTTACTTAAGATCACATTTACAAGCCACCACATCAAGGATTCtaattttatgtaaatattataaGCCCTGGCTAGTGCTCAATCTTGATGTAACATAAATAATTGTAAAATGAACTTTGGAACATAATTAAGGGAACTTATTCGTTTAATTTGTACAAAAATAGAAATTGGCAACATCTAAGTTTGGCATCTCCTTGTAATAGAATTGGTAAATTAAGTTCACTTACAATCAACAGCCACCATCTATTATCAGTAACCATGAATGTTACTTGTAAGATTATCAATTTAACAGCTTAAGCAAAAGGTTTACATCGAAAGTTCCCTTTGCAATACGTTAAGCCAGAGGTTTGCTTTAATTAAACAAACAGCAAACTATGATAATTGTTCCTTTCAAGCAACAACATTTTTTGCCAATTTCATATACCAAACACCAATCACGTTCTTCCAATAAATCTTCAAACAAGAacagaagaaaaggagaaaaaagaaataataaatggtATTCCAGAAAGAACACCTTGATCTTTTCTTGGTGCCTAGTGGATTGCTCATCATGTTTGCTTATCATCTCTTTCTTCTACAAAGATACATCAAGAATCCTCATACCACTGTCTTTGGCTTTGAGAACAATGATAAAATTGCTTGGATTCAAAAAATCATGCAGGTAAGTACTAATAAATGGACATGTTCGTAAGCTTTTTATAAAGCAAATCCACTAGGCGAGGTGCCTAGGGTTAGTTTCTTTTATATGGGTATATAATAAAACCggaactcaaaagaaaaagtacaAGCAAAAGGCCTAAGATTTGTGCTAAAAACTTTGAAAAATACGTTTTTCAAACTACACATGATTTTCATCACTTACAGGTGAAAGTCATTTTCCTTACATCAATCTTGAATCCTATTAATGTCATACTAAGATCTGTGTTTTTTTTTATTCAGACCGAAAATCGGGATGTTACAATAGCCTTAGATGTTCTATCATTAAACAATTCAGGAGCAACATTCTTGGCAAGTGTGTGTTTAACTCTGAGCTCTTTAATTGGGGCATGGATGGCAAATACTTCAACTATTTTTAGTAGTGAATTGATATATGGTGACACAAGGCCAGCCACCATGTCTATTAAGTACATAAGCCTTCTTGTATGTTTCTTGGTTGCATTTTCATGTTTTGTTCAATCATCAAGATGTTTCATCCATGCAAATTACCTAATTAGTATACCAAATAGTGAAGTTCCTACAAGCTATGTGGAGTTGGCTGTGATTAGGGGAGGTGATTTTTGGTCTATTGGGCTTAGAGCTCTTTATTTTGCTATCACTTTGTTGCTATGGTTTTTTGGTCCAATTCCCATGTTTGTTACTTCAATTGGGATGGTTTTTCTTCTTAATTATCTTGACACCAACAAGAGTCCATTGCTGCAACATCATTCTTCCAACAAGATAATTAGAGGAAATGACGTTACTTGTCATGtgaattagtaaaaaaaatatattaactttTGTAACTCTGAGATGTAATATCAGCAAtatgagcaaaaaaaaaaaaaaagatttcccTTTTCCTATTACTTTCTAATGTTTGACAAAGATATTTGTTGTTTTCCTGCTACAAAATTTGTACTAacaacaagaacttcaaacacaagtacAAACAACTTATGAACAATCAAAATGAAGTTCtagctattttttgaaaaatagaaatgaaagaatCAAGTTCACGGGTGTCCTTAAGgatttattcccctcaagtactcgAGATTAATGGAATATATTCtcataggataaaatgattcactttaGTACCTCAAATTTGCTGAACTTTGAACACACTCAAAGATTCGTAAATCACACTTGAGGTTTTAGGAAGTagagttttttttctttcaaaatttgtaCCAATACCCGAGGAAaaatcaggtatttatagtcaAAAGTTGTTGCTTCTAAGAAGAAACAATGGTCCGTGAAAAGTTATAACTTTTTGAAATGTCGGGACGACCTGCGGACCCCATCTGTGGCCGCAGGTCACGACATGCACCCGCATGTCAGCAGCTTGCACAAAACAGTGTTAGTAGGCTGACCTGCGTTGGCACATGGCACTAGTACCAGCGTTCAGTTGCGCGCGTAGATTACCTTCCCATTTTCAAACAATGCCTCGAAGGATCGCGTCTCTTCGAGGTGAGTTATGACGTGCGTCCGCACATGTTTGGGTGTGTCCACAAATGGAGAAAAATTTCTTAtcgaatttttttattaaaatattactaattctcaagtttcaaataaattttgtccaaatagATAATCTCTTGATCAATTGACAAATTCAAAGCCGAAGCCGAGCAAGCGACGACAACAACGCGAGGCTTGTCTTCTTCTTGTCTCACTATCCACATGTAGAAATGCTTCTGTGGGctatgcaattttattaaatttaaattcgtacaaaattcaaattatattaaattcaaaatatattagtcccaaataaatattgcggattaatataattgaattaattatttaagtccaaataggtatggatttaaataaggcccaatatttattgggaTAGTCCATTTATTTGGGCTACAAATATGaacccactttactaagcccaagatattgtcatattctagaggcccaaataagcccaagatattgtcaaatgacgtggcatgccaagtcaagtgaaggagccaataggaccgtgccacatgtcaaactgatgtAGTAGGCCNNNNNNNNNNNNNNNNNNNNNNNNNNNNNNNNNNNNNNNNNNNNNNNNNNNNNNNNNNNNNNNNNNNNNNNNNNNNNNNNNNNNNNNNNNNNNNNNNNNNACGTTCATAtaggaaatacaacaaatgaaaagtttgttgatgtatttagtcaaaaaataattgttgaattttttcatTGAGAATTAtgtttttctaaattttgaactTGTTATTGAACTTATTATTGAACTTGTTATAGTTTTAATGTTGCATTTATTTTACCGAGCTTGATtaacttaatttattttgaatatattttgtaagacatatatacatatatatatatatatacatatatatatatacatatatatatatatacatatatatatatatatatgtcttacaaaatatattcaaaataaattagtaAAACACGTCTGCATATAATAACAAGGATCCATACGTATTTTTGAAAAAACGTATTTGCATTagatataaatacatatgtaaacTAGAATgaacatatgtattattcataaatatgtatttagtcataattgggatgaacatatgtatttttcataacTGAAAATACATTTGCATTAGtcataaatgcatatatatatatggtaagaTCTGTATGTATTTAACTGGACAATTATATAGATATATGCATTGCAGAAAAATTTATATTCggacaattatatatacatatgcatatcagaaaaaaaaaatacctaaagACTTGTAAAATATCTATGCGttagtaaaaatacatatgtacactGGAATGAACATATGTATTAATAACTACATATGACTAATAAATCTATATGGACTTGTGCATAACAATACAATAACTAAGTAttgttcaaaaatatatatgcaaatctgtaaaaaaaacatatgcatatataagcataaatggaaaatacatatgcattagacATAGATACATATGTGAAAAGTAGATACAACAGAAGTTAATAAAGACATATTTCTAACTTTTACATAAACAAACCACCAAAATATTCTATTTGAAAAGTTTAAAtatcaaaaatctaaatatatatctaaacTGTACCATGTATAACATTTAAATGTCAAAATGATTTAGTAAAATACATATGCGTTAGTAAAACACGTCTGCATATAAATAACAAGAATCCAtatatatttctgaaaaatgtatTTGGATTagacataaatacatatgcaaattgGAATgaacatatgtattattcataaagacaaaaatacatatatgaacatattACCCGTAAAATGTAAGAttacaactaaaaaaaatacatatctatactgtaataaatacaaattttacaataccaaatacaaatacatatctacATTGTAGCAAATACAAATCTTATCAGTactaaatacaaatacaaatacaaatacaaatataaatacaaatcttatcattacaaaatacaaatacatatctatacagtaaaaattacatattatagaAATATCATCGGAATATACTGATCCACCGCTATCACATCATCGAAAAACCCATAAAAACTGGCTAAGATCGGATCTGCAAAATCAGCGAATCATCGAATAAAATTCAACCCCTGTGATTGATTTCGGCTAATACTCGTTGGTAAAACGCCATTACTATCGCTACTGATCACTGTCACGGTGCAATTCACCGGATAGATCCTCCCTCCGTTGAAAATCCACCGAAAAACGCCTTGCAAGAAACAAGCATTTACCATATCCCTAGTCTCCGAACATGACAACAAAGAGGAATGGGAAAGTTATTATTATGAAAACACCAGGATTTACTTCCTGATATTTTGCAATCCTATAATGAACCACAGATTAGAGAATCTCTACGGAAGTGTAGATACAACAGTACTCCCGTCAAAATAGTAAAAAGGCAAAATATTTTTCAGCAAGAGACCACTTGAAAACGACTTCCGCTCATGGTCACGGTAATAAAAATGAGGAAATCATGTTAATAGAACAAGAAATGTTGAAAACTGAATGTCATAGCCTATGAGGCTGTCTCATGGATAAGCAATCAGAGGAAACCAGTTAAACTCTTCTTTTGTAGGCAACAATAATCTATGTGTTTATCAAAAATATGTTAAACCGGCGAGTCCAATCGAAGCCACCAGCCCATCCATCTCCGGGAGCGGCATTCCTTGGCTGGAAAAAcaccaaaaaggaaaaagaaaaaaaaaagcaatatgaaaaaaaaataaaaaaaataaaaattatgtaaaaagatGAGATGCAAATACTATGGAGACACTGTTTATCAAAAGATTGagagataaaagtagaaattgaaaaaaaaaaatagaagatgcGGTTAAATGGAGAGAGAGAAATGAATATTGTGTGAAAAAAGGGAAAAGGTAAACTGATGGAAAAATACACGCTCCTCTCTAGAAAGAGGGTAAagtattgctacttttgctataagttgtaattttggaatagtattgctacttttgctataagttgtaattttggaATAGTATGTACATATACTAACTTAAGTATAATTTGCATACAATTATATTATTGTATGTCACTTTATATCCATTAATAAATTCGACATACAATAATAGATATCCGAAATACAAAATACATGCAACttatttatatattgaaatttaaaaaaaaaaaaaaaaaaacattattctTCTTCCTCTTCGAGTTTTAATCTGAAATTTCAACCAAAACTAATTCTAATATCTACCGAGCTCCctgaaaaattattataaactccaaaagatattttcaaacgtTTGCAATAACACTTAATTAGACAAATGATAATTTCGCAGAACTTTTTAGTGGTTATCAATGGAAACATATTTACTCTGGGAGTTCGATTATACTTGTCATGATTCTGTTAAACTagctaatttattttatttgttttcaaaTTCAAACAGTTAGGATCAGAAACATTTTCTTtgccaaaattatgattttgaatataaaaaaccATCACTAATATATAATCTCTGCTTGGGAGTTGGTTATGCTTGATGAGAAAGAGGGAGTGGGGAAGCCTAATCGCTTACTTTTCCTAATATATTTTGCTATAAttgataatattataatattttgtaattaagtATAAGTACCTAAGTAGTTTTAATTAGAACTTAACAGAATGAGTATTTAGTTCATACACTTGGCACCCCTAAATTAACTGACCAACATGTAGCCAGTGCATGGGCTCGTAGTTTGCCAAACTTGGCCAATTGGTCCACAAGAAAGGGGCTTGGACCACAGGTTAGACCGGGTGAATCTCAAAAACAGATTCAAATTGGgttgactttcaaattttagtcccaaataaaaaagttttcttaaaatagtatttacctattaattaatatttttttggataaaattgtccctgatcaatggagtaaattatataaataatactgATA comes from Capsicum annuum cultivar UCD-10X-F1 chromosome 2, UCD10Xv1.1, whole genome shotgun sequence and encodes:
- the LOC107859343 gene encoding uncharacterized protein LOC107859343; this encodes MVFHKEYLDLLLVPSGLSIMFIYHLYLLYRYLTIPHTTLMGFENNDKRAWVERIMQASDSKSIDTALNVLGSNNNGATFLASVSLTLCALIGAWMANNTVFNSIIIYGDTRPETMSIKFIRLLICFLIAFACFVQSSRCFIHANYLISTPDTDIPISYVELAVIRGGEFWSLGLRALYFATTLLLWFFGPIPMFVTSIGMVFFLHNIDKNTKPLHNHRSSGKSNQFYKRVEETTSRATLL
- the LOC107859344 gene encoding uncharacterized protein LOC107859344, encoding MVFQKEHLDLFLVPSGLLIMFAYHLFLLQRYIKNPHTTVFGFENNDKIAWIQKIMQTENRDVTIALDVLSLNNSGATFLASVCLTLSSLIGAWMANTSTIFSSELIYGDTRPATMSIKYISLLVCFLVAFSCFVQSSRCFIHANYLISIPNSEVPTSYVELAVIRGGDFWSIGLRALYFAITLLLWFFGPIPMFVTSIGMVFLLNYLDTNKSPLLQHHSSNKIIRGNDVTCHVN